Genomic segment of Candidatus Binatia bacterium:
TGGGCCTGGCCAGCGAGCGCCGCGGGTAGCAGGCGATAGGGGTGACGATATGACTGCCGTTGCCGCGCCGGACGGACGCGACCGCCGCCTGCTCGATTTCATCGACACCGAGTTCAGAGTGCTTTCGGGGCACCCTTTGCCGCTCGGGGTCAGTGAAACCCATCGCGGGCTCAACTTCGCGGTGTTCTCGCGTCACGCCACGGCCGTGTGGTTGGTGCTGTTTGCGCCTCGCGAAGCCGAGCCACTGGTCGAGTTGGCGCTCGATCCCGTGTTTCACCGTACCGGTCATGTCTGGCACATGGAGGTCGCCGGTTTGAAGAAGGTGACGCGCTATGGGTGGCGGGCCGATCGCGAGCCGATTGCGCAAGACGGGTTCCATCGCTTCGACAAGTCCAGGGTGCTGATCGACCCGTACGCGAAGGCGTTGACTGGCGGACACCAATGGGGAGTTGTCCACGTACGGGATTCACCGGGCGGCGACGACGACTACCGCGGGCGGCGCTCGGTATTCACGAACGAGCCGTTCGATTGGGAAATCACTCGACCGCCTCGCATCCCGCTACCGGACAAGATCATATACGAGACGCACGTTCGTGGTTTCACGGTCGATCCCTCGTCGGGCGTCGAGCATCGCGGAACCTATCGCGGCATCATCGAGAAGCTACCCTATCTGCGGGAACTGGGAATCACGACCATCGAGCTGTTGCCGGTGTACGAGTTCGACGAAAACGCCAATCGCCGGTGCAACCCGCTCACCGGCGAGGCGTTGAGGAATTACTGGGGCTACGACCCGATCGGATTCTTTGCGCCCAAGGCGTCGTATGCCGTTGCCGGAACCAACGGGCATCAGGTGTACGAGTTCAAGGAGTTGGTTCGCGAGTGCCATCGAGCCGGGATCGAGGTGTTTCTCGACGTGGTGTTCAATCATACGGGCGAGGGGACGGACCCAAACCTGACCTCGAGCTTTCGAGGGCTCGACAACAACGTTTACTACATTCTCGATCCGGTGACCGGGGCCTATCGGGATTACTCCGGCTGCGGAAACACGATGAACTGCAACGATCCGGTCGTGCGCGATCTGATCCTGGACGCTCTGCGCTACTGGGTGTCGGAGTTGCACGTCGACGGGTTCCGCTTCGATCTCGCGTCGATTCTCGGACGCGGGCCGCAGGGCGAGGTGCTGGCGCAGCCGCCGCTCTTGGAGCGCATTGCCGCCGACCCGGTGCTGGCCGACGCGATGCTGATTGCGGAGGCGTGGGACGCCGCGGGACTTTATCAGGTGGGGAGTTTTCCCGCCTGGGGGCGTTGGGCGGAATGGAATGGGCCGTTCCGGGACGACGTGAGGCGGTTCGTTCGGGGCGATCCCGGCTTGACCGGGCAGCTCGCTACCCGCCTGGCCGGCAGTGCGGACCTCTTCCAGGGTTCGGGGCGCCGGCCCTGTCATTCCATCAATTTCGTGACGGCGCACGACGGCTTCACGCTCGCCGATCTCGTCGCGTACAACGAGAAGCGCAATCAGGCCAACGGCGAGGACAACCGCGACGGCTCACCGGCGAACTTCAGTTGGAACTGCGGGGTGGAAGGGCCGACGGCAGATCTTGCGGTCAACGCCTTGCGCGCCCGTCAAACGCGCAACTTCTTCACCCTGCTCATGCTGTCTCAGGGGACACCGATGTTCGTCGCCGGAGACGAAATCGGGCGCACCCAGATGGGCAACAACAACGCCTATTGCCAGGACAACGGGACAAGTTGGTTTGACTGGCAACTTCTCGACCGCAACGCCGACCTGTTCCGGTTTGTCAGATTACTGATCGCCTTCCGCCGGGCTCATCCGGTACTCAGGCGAACTGAGTTCTTGCGTGGTCAGGGGACGACGGAGCACC
This window contains:
- the glgX gene encoding glycogen debranching protein GlgX gives rise to the protein MTAVAAPDGRDRRLLDFIDTEFRVLSGHPLPLGVSETHRGLNFAVFSRHATAVWLVLFAPREAEPLVELALDPVFHRTGHVWHMEVAGLKKVTRYGWRADREPIAQDGFHRFDKSRVLIDPYAKALTGGHQWGVVHVRDSPGGDDDYRGRRSVFTNEPFDWEITRPPRIPLPDKIIYETHVRGFTVDPSSGVEHRGTYRGIIEKLPYLRELGITTIELLPVYEFDENANRRCNPLTGEALRNYWGYDPIGFFAPKASYAVAGTNGHQVYEFKELVRECHRAGIEVFLDVVFNHTGEGTDPNLTSSFRGLDNNVYYILDPVTGAYRDYSGCGNTMNCNDPVVRDLILDALRYWVSELHVDGFRFDLASILGRGPQGEVLAQPPLLERIAADPVLADAMLIAEAWDAAGLYQVGSFPAWGRWAEWNGPFRDDVRRFVRGDPGLTGQLATRLAGSADLFQGSGRRPCHSINFVTAHDGFTLADLVAYNEKRNQANGEDNRDGSPANFSWNCGVEGPTADLAVNALRARQTRNFFTLLMLSQGTPMFVAGDEIGRTQMGNNNAYCQDNGTSWFDWQLLDRNADLFRFVRLLIAFRRAHPVLRRTEFLRGQGTTEHPQPDVTWHGVRLSQPDWGTASRALAMHLAGVHAPQPDCDIYLAANAWNQPLEFEIPRPPPHQRWMRLVDTGRRSPEDIFEDGREPAVNGRLARVGPYSCIVLRSR